The following coding sequences are from one Burkholderia stabilis window:
- a CDS encoding C45 family autoproteolytic acyltransferase/hydolase has protein sequence MPLSLSPVIAGAPFDIGVRLGALARPVFDAYMQQSSAWQAVRRWRGHPFVGALRQAALAAYPDLVAELDGIAAGVGWPSEDIFLWNCRGELIHNAPDGCTTLAARNADGTRWIAHNEDGDPFLRERCLLVDVQPAGKPGFISFYYPGSLPGHTFAANRAGIAQAINNLRIGTPAPGVPRMILARAVLDATTLDEAADVLRANARASGFHHTLGATGDTRLLSIEASAARCSVVDVARLAGHANHLVHPGCEAQAQIVTQSSADRQRRVDALTPGIDTIDEAALLRVLGDRAPEGLPIYRDDPADPDDENTLATAVFAIGAAAIDFSIHQHGTQRFATRIVPSGRAQRAS, from the coding sequence ATGCCGCTTTCCCTTTCTCCCGTCATCGCCGGCGCGCCGTTCGACATCGGCGTGCGCCTCGGCGCGCTCGCCCGTCCCGTGTTCGACGCATACATGCAGCAGAGCAGCGCGTGGCAGGCCGTGCGCCGCTGGCGCGGCCATCCGTTCGTCGGCGCGCTGCGGCAGGCCGCACTGGCTGCGTACCCCGACCTCGTCGCGGAACTGGACGGGATCGCGGCGGGCGTCGGCTGGCCGTCCGAGGACATCTTCCTGTGGAACTGCCGCGGCGAGCTGATCCACAACGCGCCGGACGGCTGCACGACGCTTGCCGCACGCAATGCAGACGGCACGCGCTGGATCGCGCACAACGAGGACGGCGATCCGTTCCTGCGCGAGCGTTGCCTGCTCGTCGACGTGCAGCCTGCGGGCAAGCCGGGCTTCATCAGTTTCTATTACCCCGGCTCGCTGCCGGGGCATACCTTTGCCGCGAACCGCGCGGGCATCGCGCAGGCGATCAACAACCTGCGGATCGGGACGCCCGCGCCGGGCGTGCCGCGGATGATCCTCGCGCGCGCCGTGCTCGATGCGACGACGCTCGACGAGGCAGCGGACGTGCTGCGCGCGAATGCGCGCGCGAGCGGCTTCCACCATACGCTCGGCGCGACTGGCGACACGCGGCTCCTGAGCATCGAGGCGAGTGCCGCGCGCTGCTCGGTCGTCGACGTGGCGCGACTTGCTGGTCACGCGAACCATCTCGTGCATCCCGGCTGCGAAGCGCAAGCGCAGATCGTCACGCAATCGTCGGCCGACCGCCAGCGGCGCGTCGATGCACTGACGCCCGGCATCGACACGATCGACGAAGCCGCGCTGCTGCGCGTGCTCGGCGATCGCGCACCGGAAGGGCTGCCGATCTATCGCGACGACCCGGCCGACCCCGACGACGAGAACACGCTGGCAACCGCGGTGTTCGCGATCGGCGCGGCGGCGATCGATTTCAGCATTCACCAACACGGCACGCAGCGCTTCGCGACGCGCATCGTGCCGTCCGGACGCGCGCAGCGCGCATCCTGA
- a CDS encoding aspartate aminotransferase family protein: MTTVFHRAPRATLPVAVAGDGIEIIDSTGKRYIDACGGAAVSCLGHSNQRVIDAIKRQAQQLAYAHTSFFTTDVAEELADRLVDAAPAGLEHVYFVSGGSEAVEAALKLARQYFVEKGEPQRRHFIARRQSYHGNTLGALAIGGNAWRREPFLPLLIEAHHVSPCYAYRDQLAGETDEAYAQRLADELERKIVELGAENVAAFVAETVVGATAGAVPPVRTYLKKIRAVCDKYGVLLILDEIMSGMGRTGYLYACDEDGVAPDLLTIAKGLGAGYQPIGATLVSDRIYRTIVDGSGFFQHGHTYLGHATACAAALEVQRVIAEERLLDNVKARGEQLRASLREHYGTHPHVGDVRGRGLFVGVELVRDRDSKATFDPALKLHAAVKREAMQRGLMVYPMGGTIDGVHGDHILVAPPFICTAQQIDTIVERLSGAIDAALASAGA; encoded by the coding sequence ATGACGACCGTTTTTCATCGCGCCCCGCGCGCTACCTTGCCCGTCGCAGTCGCGGGCGACGGCATCGAGATCATTGACTCGACCGGCAAACGCTATATCGACGCATGCGGCGGCGCGGCCGTGTCGTGCCTTGGCCACAGCAACCAGCGCGTGATCGACGCGATCAAGCGGCAGGCGCAGCAACTCGCGTACGCGCACACGTCGTTCTTCACGACCGACGTAGCCGAGGAACTCGCCGACCGGCTCGTCGATGCCGCGCCGGCCGGCCTCGAGCACGTGTATTTCGTGTCGGGCGGCTCCGAGGCGGTCGAGGCCGCGCTGAAGCTCGCGCGCCAGTATTTCGTCGAAAAGGGCGAGCCGCAGCGCCGCCATTTCATCGCGCGGCGCCAGAGCTATCACGGCAACACGCTCGGCGCGCTCGCGATCGGCGGCAACGCATGGCGGCGCGAGCCGTTCCTGCCGCTGCTGATCGAAGCGCATCACGTGAGCCCGTGCTACGCGTATCGCGATCAGCTCGCGGGCGAAACCGACGAAGCGTATGCGCAGCGTCTGGCGGACGAGCTCGAACGGAAGATCGTCGAACTCGGCGCGGAAAACGTCGCGGCGTTCGTCGCGGAAACGGTGGTCGGCGCGACGGCCGGCGCGGTGCCGCCGGTACGCACGTACCTGAAGAAGATTCGCGCGGTGTGCGACAAGTACGGCGTGCTGCTGATTCTCGACGAGATCATGTCGGGGATGGGGCGCACTGGTTACCTGTACGCGTGCGATGAAGACGGCGTCGCGCCCGACTTGCTGACGATCGCGAAAGGGCTCGGCGCGGGTTACCAGCCGATCGGCGCGACGCTCGTCAGCGACCGCATCTACCGGACGATCGTCGACGGCTCGGGTTTCTTTCAGCACGGTCACACGTACCTCGGCCACGCGACCGCATGCGCAGCCGCGCTCGAAGTGCAGCGCGTGATCGCCGAAGAAAGGCTGCTCGACAACGTGAAGGCGCGCGGCGAGCAACTGCGCGCGTCGTTGCGCGAGCATTACGGCACGCATCCGCATGTCGGCGACGTGCGCGGGCGCGGGCTGTTCGTCGGCGTCGAGCTTGTGCGCGATCGCGACAGCAAGGCGACGTTCGATCCCGCGCTGAAGCTGCATGCGGCGGTCAAGCGCGAAGCGATGCAGCGCGGGCTGATGGTGTATCCGATGGGCGGGACAATCGACGGCGTCCACGGCGATCACATCCTGGTCGCGCCGCCGTTCATCTGTACCGCGCAGCAGATCGATACGATCGTCGA